A single region of the Manihot esculenta cultivar AM560-2 chromosome 12, M.esculenta_v8, whole genome shotgun sequence genome encodes:
- the LOC110627303 gene encoding psbP domain-containing protein 2, chloroplastic has product MALQTCFALSTQAPYHQSNGPISCFPKTLLSISLPKASLFTGNDDPRPLSFCSSKRKLNLAILALIITESLPNTSKTILAVELEQLQRYTDPKEGFTLLVPSSYAKVDKAGATVLFEEINKASNNVGVVVSPVRLTSLGEFGTPQFVADKLIQAEKRKESTKEAEVIRVAERTGHGSLQVYEFEYKVDSTRGGMKRIFSAAFVTSKKLYLLNISHADKPENPLDTQTRMMLEEVLHSFNTA; this is encoded by the exons ATGGCTTTGCAGACTTGCTTCGCCCTCTCGACTCAAGCTCCCTACCATCAAAGCAACGGCCCAATATCCTGTTTCCCCAAAACCTTACTTTCAATTTCATTGCCCAAAGCTTCGCTATTTACGGGAAACGACGACCCACGGCCATTGTCATTTTgctcaagcaagagaaagctAAATCTTGCAATTCTTGCTCTAATCATTACTGAGTCTTTACCCAACACTTCCAAGACCATTTTGGCTGTGGAATTGGAGCAGCTGCAGAGGTACACGGATCCCAAGGAAGGATTCACTCTCCTCGTACCCTCTTCTTATGCTAAGGTGGATAAAGCAGGAGCAACTGTGTTGTTTGAGGAGATAAACAAGGCAAGTAACAATGTTGGGGTTGTGGTGAGCCCAGTTCGTCTCACCAGCCTTGGTGAATTTGGGACTCCTCAGTTTGTGGCTGACAAGCTTATTCAAGCTGAAAAGCGTAAG GAAAGTACAAAAGAAGCAGAAGTCATTCGAGTAGCTGAGAGAACAGGCCATGGAAGTCTACAAGTATATGAATTTGAGTATAAAGTTGATAGCACAAGGGGAGGGATGAAGAGAATCTTCTCAGCTGCATTTGTGACCTCTAAGAAGCTTTACCTGCTAAACATATCACATGCAGACAAACCAGAGAATCCTCTTGATACTCAAACAAGAATGATGTTGGAAGAAGTGCTTCATTCATTTAACACAGCATAA
- the LOC110628138 gene encoding amino-acid permease BAT1 homolog translates to MDSGEKRLNELGYRQELRREMTLFKTLAISFSTMTLFTGITPLYGSSLLYAGPASLVWGWVVVSFFTWFVGIAMAEICSSFPTTGSLYFWAAHLAGPRWGPLASWCCAWLETIGLIAGIGTQAYAGSQTLQSIILLCTGTNKDGGYFAPKWLFLCMYMGLTVIWAVLNTFALEVIAFIDVISIWWQVIGGLVIVIMLPLVALTRKSGSYVFTHFEMAPESTGISSKPYAVVLSFLVSQYSLYGYDAAAHLTEETKGADKNGPISILTSIGIISVFGWAYILALTFSIQDFNYLYDTTNETAGAFVPAQILYDAFHGRYHNSAGAIILLFVIWGSFFFGGLSITTSAARVVYALSRDQGIPFSSVWRQVHPKHKVPSNAVWLCAAVCILLGLPILKVNVVFTAITSICTIGWVGGYAVPIFARMVMAEKNFKPGPFYLGKARRPICFIAFLWICYTCSVFLLPTYYPISWDNFNYSPVALGIVLSLIMLWWVLDARKWFKGPVRNIEIPNEKV, encoded by the exons ATGGATTCCGGGGAGAAGCGCCTCAATGAGCTGGGTTACAGGCAAGAACTCAGAAGAGAAATG ACTTTGTTCAAGACTCTGGCAATATCATTTTCCACGATGACCCTTTTCACTGGGATTACTCCCCTTTACGGTTCAAGCCTTTTATATGCAGGTCCTGCAAGTCTTGTCTGGGGTTGGGTTGTTGTTTCATTCTTCACCTGGTTTGTGGGTATTGCAATGGCTGAGATCTGTTCCTCTTTCCCA ACCACTGGCTCTCTATACTTCTGGGCAGCCCATTTAGCAGGCCCCAGATGGGGTCCATTGGCATCATGGTGTTGTGCTTGGCTTGAGACTATAGGACTCATTGCTGGTATTGGTACTCAG GCATATGCAGGTTCACAAACACTGCAGAGTATAATCTTACTATGCACAGGCACAAATAAAGATGGTGGATATTTTGCTCCTAAATGGCTCTTCTTGTGCATGTACATGGGCCTCACTGTTATATGGGCAGTTCTCAACACATTCGCATTAGAAGTTATTGCTTTCATTGATGTAATCTCTATATGGTGGCAG GTTATTGGTGGTTTGGTGATCGTTATAATGCTCCCCCTGGTGGCACTGACTAGAAAATCTGGTTCATATGTGTTTACACATTTCGAAATGGCACCCGAGTCAACAGGAATATCAAGCAAACCTTATGCAGTCGTTCTATCTTTTCTTGTAAGTCAGTATTCGCTATATGGATATGATGCAGCAGCTCATCTTACAGAAGAAACAAAAGGTGCAGATAAAAATGGTCCTATATCAATTCTTACTAGCATTGGCATCATTTCAGTATTTGGATGGGCATATATCTTGGCACTTACTTTTAGCATTCAG GACTTCAACTACCTATATGATACAACCAATGAGACTGCTGGAGCATTTGTGCCGGCTCAAATActatatgatgcatttcatgggaGGTACCATAATTCTGCTGGAGCAATCATTTTACTGTTTGTCATATGGGGTTCATTCTTCTTCGGTGGGCTTTCAATCACCACCAGTGCAGCCAGAGTG GTGTATGCTCTATCAAGAGATCAAGGAATTCCTTTTTCATCAGTATGGAGACAAGTGCATCCGAAGCACAAAGTTCCCTCAAATGCGGTGTGGCTCTGTGCAGCCGTCTGCATTCTGCTAGGACTACCCATTTTGAAAGTCAATGTAGTCTTCACTGCCATAACTTCCATATGCACAATTGGATGGGTTGGTGGCTATGCAGTTCCAATTTTCGCTAGAATGGTAATGGCTGAGAAGAATTTCAAACCTGGGCCATTTTATTTGGGCAAAGCAAGAAGGCCAATTTGTTTCATTGCCTTTCTGTGGATTTGTTATACCTGTTCTGTCTTTCTTTTGCCAACTTATTACCCAATTTCCTGGGATAATTTCAACTATTCACCGGTGGCTTTGGGAATTGTTTTGAGTTTGATAATGCTCTGGTGGGTGTTGGATGCGAGAAAATGGTTCAAGGGACCGGTTAGGAATATTGAGATTCCAAATGAAAAGGTTTAA
- the LOC110628137 gene encoding lipase-like PAD4 translates to MDNEDSSFESSEMLASFLTSTPLLSESWRLCDLANTMPSQGFVAEQTGSLGYLAFSGVQLVAGPDPTSARNLEPLLTSTNDLFSPLQHQIDGEEEEGQEPVMVHAGLLRVFLSVYSNPSFQNQMLKILEKSKSIVISGHGIGGTTAGLCALWLLSYLQSISSTISVLCITFGSPLLGNESLSRAILRQGWAGNFCHVVSKHDLVPRLLFAPLAPLTPQLHSLLQFWQLSMTSPHFALLAAKLPDESKAEIFHTVLASLNGLTQAEQGKKVNCGFSPFGNYFFCSEDGAICIDNATSIIKMMHLLLLSSSPSCSIEDHLKYGYYVRKLTLQVLMRTSFPPRELPESSYEAGVALALQSSGIACQDEHVAPPAKACLKLERRTGRTPNLNCANLAIKLSKIAPYRAEIEWYKASCDQSDDQMGYYDSFKQRGASKRDSKVNMNRLKLARFWDNVINMLENNDLPRDFRRRAKWVNASQFYMLLVEPLDIAEYYRTGMHRKKGHYIAHGRERRYHIFERWWKERPIKEEEQKTRSKFASSTQDTCFWARVEEAKEWLDNVRDESDPRNQARLWSDLDNFARCASELVERKEVSKDVVAKNSSYCLWVRDYEELKSQFVGAPQFPSIMDREVVS, encoded by the exons aTGGACAACGAAGATTCATC GTTTGAGAGTAGCGAGATGCTAGCCTCTTTTCTCACATCCACACCATTGCTATCTGAGTCATGGAGGCTATGCGATCTAGCCAATACGATGCCGTCGCAAGGTTTTGTAGCAGAGCAGACCGGAAGCCTAGGTTATCTGGCCTTTTCTGGTGTTCAGCTGGTGGCAGGGCCCGACCCAACCTCCGCCAGGAATTTGGAACCGCTTCTTACTTCTACAAATGATCTTTTCTCTCCTTTGCAACATCAAattgatggagaagaagaagaagggcagGAGCCCGTCATGGTTCACGCTGGGCTTTTGCGGGTCTTCTTATCTGTCTATAGCAACCCAAGTTTTCAAAACCAG ATGTTGAAAATACTGGAGAAAAGCAAGTCAATTGTGATATCAGGCCATGGCATAGGAGGAACAACTGCTGGACTCTGTGCTCTTTGGCTACTGTCTTACCTTCAATCAATCTCTTCTACCATCTCAGTGTTATGCATCACTTTTGGTTCTCCGTTGCTGGGTAATGAGTCTCTTTCCCGTGCCATTCTCCGCCAGGGATGGGCCGGCAACTTTTGCCATGTGGTGTCAAAACATGACTTGGTTCCAAGGCTACTCTTTGCTCCTCTTGCTCCCCTAACTCCTCAGCTACATTCCTTGCTTCAATTCTGGCAGTTATCGATGACTTCACCGCACTTTGCATTGCTTGCTGCCAAATTACCTGATGAAAGCAAAGCTGAAATCTTCCACACTGTATTAGCTTCCCTGAATGGTTTGACGCAAGCAGAACAAGGGAAAAAGGTAAATTGCGGCTTTTCGCCATTTGGGAACTATTTCTTCTGTTCTGAAGATGGAGCTATTTGTATTGACAATGCAACATCTATTATCAAGATGATGCACTTGCTGCTGCTGAGCAGTTCGCCAAGCTGTAGCATTGAGGATCACCTTAAGTATGGATACTATGTTCGGAAActcactctgcaggttctgatgAGGACGAGTTTCCCACCTAGGGAGCTTCCTGAATCAAGCTATGAAGCCGGTGTTGCACTGGCTTTGCAGTCCTCAGGAATAGCTTGCCAG GATGAACATGTTGCTCCACCAGCCAAAGCTTGCCTGAAATTGGAAAGGCGAACAGGACGTACACCAAACCTCAACTGTGCTAATCTAGCAATTAAATTGTCTAAGATAGCACCTTATAGGGCAGAAATAGAATGGTATAAAGCATCCTGCGACCAGTCTGATGATCAAATGGGGTACTATGACTCTTTCAAGCAAAGAGGAGCCTCCAAAAGGGACTCTAAAGTCAATATGAACAGGCTCAAGCTAGCTCGTTTTTGGGATAATGTAATTAATATGCTGGAAAACAATGACCTTCCTCGTGATTTTCGCAGGCGAGCAAAGTGGGTGAATGCATCTCAATTCTATATGCTCCTTGTAGAGCCACTAGATATCGCTGAGTATTATAGAACAGGAATGCACCGTAAGAAAGGTCATTATATTGCGCATGGAAGGGAGAGGAGGTACCACATTTTTGAAAGGTGGTGGAAAGAGAGACCAATTAAAGAGGAAGAGCAGAAAACTAGAAGCAAGTTTGCAAGTTCCACGCAAGACACATGTTTTTGGGCCAGGGTGGAGGAAGCTAAAGAGTGGCTAGATAATGTGAGAGATGAGTCGGATCCAAGAAATCAGGCTCGACTATGGTCCGACCTTGATAACTTCGCAAGATGTGCAAGTGAATTAGTGGAAAGAAAGGAGGTCTCTAAGGATGTAGTAGCAAAGAATTCAAGCTATTGTCTATGGGTGAGAGATTATGAGGAATTGAAATCACAATTTGTAGGTGCACCCCAGTTTCCAAGTATTATGGATAGGGAAGTTGTTTCTTAG